A section of the Macaca thibetana thibetana isolate TM-01 chromosome 10, ASM2454274v1, whole genome shotgun sequence genome encodes:
- the CBLN4 gene encoding cerebellin-4, with protein sequence MGSRRRALSAVPAVLLVLTLPGLPVWAQNDTEPIVLEGKCLVVCDSNPATDSKGSSSSPLGISVRAANSKVAFSAVRSTNHEPSEMSNKTRIIYFDQILVNVGNFFTLESVFVAPRKGIYSFSFHVIKVYQSQTIQVNLMLNGKPVISAFAGDKDVTREAATNGVLLYLDKEDKVYLKLEKGNLVGGWQYSTFSGFLVFPL encoded by the exons ATGGGCTCCCGGCGCCGGGCGCTGTCCGCGGTGCCGGCCGTGCTGCTGGTCCTCACGCTGCCGGGGCTGCCCGTCTGGGCACAGAACGACACGGAGCCCATCGTGCTGGAAGGCAAGTGTCTGGTGGTGTGCGACTCGAACCCGGCCACGGACTCCAAAGGCTCCTCTTCCTCCCCGCTGGGGATATCGGTCCGGGCGGCCAACTCCAAGGTCGCCTTCTCAGCGGTGCGGAGCACCAACCACGAGCCATCCGAGATGAGCAACAAGACGCGCATCATTTACTTCGATCAG ATCCTGGTGAATGTGGGTAATTTTTTCACATTGGAGTCTGTCTTTGTAGCACCAAGAAAAGGAATTTACAGTTTCAGTTTTCACGTGATTAAAGTCTACCAGAGCCAAACTATCCAG gtTAACTTGATGTTAAATGGAAAACCAGTAATATCTGCCTTTGCGGGGGACAAAGATGTTACTCGTGAAGCTGCCACTAATGGTGTCCTACTCTACTTAGATAAAGAGGATAAGGTTTACCTAAAACTGGAGAAAGGTAATTTGGTTGGAGGCTGGCAGTACTCCACATTTTCTGGCTTTCTGGTGTTCCCCCTATAG